Proteins from one Anastrepha obliqua isolate idAnaObli1 chromosome 2, idAnaObli1_1.0, whole genome shotgun sequence genomic window:
- the LOC129238096 gene encoding pickpocket protein 11: protein MLKLYETFGIAFKETAMEYLQNASLNGFHLLYYIRRHKYQRLFWCVFLMAGIICGNYVTLGSVFEILKEPTVTTLESSQYSIQKVPFPSLEICSVNKMSRSAVNAYIEEMRNQTDPPLSQQQWLQKVKLFAGFFDSGSVDFKEVAEFQETFFNKQKYSVRETIAKLAPKCEDLILKCIWEGKIYECTKLFTMNFTPNGYCCTAEFHDELKSRGGNIMLQGLSLLLNTSKDDYFVTDRSFAGFTLQIFNRGDFPDASIGGSVQESFIPRGSDVELRASAFIQTSTSELSIYSVKQRNCLFYGEIIDGGNEKYSRDVCMTRCKSRGTLQLCGCIPYYTPLEFINTNTTPIVHCSLAHLECLERNRVSRLSDAFLIPANTKILKLIGKERKSSAKFNYSYDALLALIKSSDDLSLVKIYFDTLYATQYSKRSLYNWYQMLSNIGGIIGIFIGCSLISAFEIIYFFSFKLIKNIRKHNQITRTAYQ, encoded by the exons atgttaaaattgtatgaAACATTCGGGATAGCTTTCAAAGAGACGGCCATGGAATATTTGCAAAACGCTAGCCTTAATGGATTTCATTTGTTATACTACATTAGACGACATAAATATCAACG aCTGTTCTGGTGTGTTTTTCTAATGGCTGGAATTATTTGCGGTAATTATGTAACGCTTGGAagcgtttttgaaattttaaaagagcCAACTGTGACCACACTTGAATCGAGTCAGTACAGTATACAGAAAGTGCCCTTCCCATCGCTGGAAATATGCAGTGTAAATAAGATGAGCCGAAGTGCAGTGAATGCATATATAGAGGAAAT gcgcaACCAAACAGATCCACCACTATCTCAACAACAGTGGttacaaaaagttaaattattcgCCGGCTTCTTCGACAGTGGTTCCGTAGATTTTAAGGAAGTTGCGGAATTTCAAgagacatttttcaacaaacaaaaatatagtgTTAGGGAAACTATAGCCAAG CTAGCGCCCAAATGCGAAGATCTCATATTGAAGTGTATTTGGGAAGGGAAAATCTACGAATGTACTAAACTTTTTACTATGAATTTTACGCCGAATGGATACTGTTGCACCGCCGAATT cCATGACGAACTTAAGTCTCGAGGCGGTAATATAATGTTACAGGGTCTCTCCTTGCTTTTAAATACATCCAAAGATGATTACTTCGTAACGGATCGCAGCTTTGCTGGCTTCacattacaaatatttaaccGAGGTGATTTTCCTGATGCTTCCATAGGCGGTAGTGTTCAGGAATCGTTTATACCACGGGGCAGTGATGTTGAGTTGCGTGCAAGTGCCTTCATACAGACATCCACGAGTGAGTTGAGCATATATAGTGTAAAGCAAAGGAATTGCCTTTTCTATGGTGAAATTATCGATGGTGGCAATGAAAAGTACAGCAGAGACGTGTGCATGACACGATGCAAGTCCCGTGGTACATTACAGTTATGCGGTTGTATACCATATTACACACCTTTGGAGTTTATTAACACAAATACCACCCCTATTGTACATTGTTCGCTGGCGCATTTGGAGTGTTTAGAGCGAAATCGAG TATCCCGACTTTCGGACGCATTTTTAATACCAGCGAATACGAAAATTCTGAAATTAATCGGAAAGGAGCGAAAAAGTTCCgctaaatttaattattcttaTGACGCTTT ACTAGCACTTATCAAAAGCTCGGATGACCTTAGccttgttaaaatttattttgatacaTTGTACGCTACCCAATATTCGAAACGCTCACTCTACAATTGGTACCAAATGTTAT CAAATATTGGAGGAATTATTGGAATTTTTATCGGATGCTCGCTCATTAGTGCattcgaaattatttattttttcagcttCAAGCTAATTAAAAACATTCGCAAACACAACCAAATTACAAGAACTGCAtatcagtaa
- the LOC129237396 gene encoding lymphokine-activated killer T-cell-originated protein kinase, which yields METPRRLTRNMHMQHIQKISTPLRIPPSPFMKNLGYGTGVNVYRLERSPKCGQVRSPWAVKRISKRICNNESAAEIFNSRIHEEAEILRKLSHPNIVGFRGAIKGADGLETLALECCKTSLGSILEDRNEDNLGPLPAKYTIKMIVDIAHALDYLHTEAKLLHGDLKSFNVLVKGDFEMCKLCDFGVSLQIDENGVINFKKNPHLRYVGTNIWSAPEVIDELEIIDCKADIFSFGLVIYETVALVPLHTIDIVDNEKDETTNSVECSNISSSNEHSLVTSETEECELERMESACGTRPPFPQAFELTTDYNQIIELFYCCTNELAEDRPTAKTIWSMLENEKNCTDDKENQESEDMNK from the exons ATGGAGACACCACGCCGATTGACACGTAATATGCACATGCAACATATTCAGAAGATAAGTACACCACTGCGGATACCACCGTCGCCGTTTATGAAGAATCTCGGCTACGGCACTGGTGTCAATGTTTATAGATTAGAGCGTTCGCCTAAGTGTGGCCAAGTACGTTCTCCTTGGGCTGTCAAGCGTATTTCCAAAAGGATATGTAATAATGAGAGTGCGGCGGAAATTTTCAATTCACGCATTCACGAAGAAGCAGAAATCTTAag AAAACTCTCGCATCCAAATATTGTTGGATTCCGTGGAGCAATTAAAGGTGCTGATGGGTTAGAAACTTTAGCCTTAGAATGTTGCAAAACCTCATTAGGTTCTATATTAGAAGATCGCAACGAGGATAATCTGGGGCCTCTACCAGCAAAGTACACCATCAAAATGATTGTTGATATAGCTCACGCCCTCGATTATTTACACACCGAAGCCAAGTTATTGCATGGcgatttaaaatcatttaatgTGCTGGTGAAGGGCGATTTTGAAATGTGTAAATTATGCGATTTCGGAGTAAGTTTGCAAATTGATGAAAATGGTGTaattaatttcaagaaaaatcCTCATTTACGTTACGTTG GTACAAATATTTGGTCAGCACCCGAAGTGATAGATGAGTTAGAAATTATTGATTGTaaagcagatatttttagttttgggCTTGTCATCTATGAAACAGTTGCACTAGTACCACTTCATACAATAGATATAGTAGATAATGAAAAAGATGAAACTACGAATTCAGTGGAATGTTCTAATATAAGTAGTTCAAACGAACATAGTTTAGTTACGTCGGAAACAGAAGAATGTGAACTCGAACGTATGGAATCAGCCTGTGGTACGCGCCCACCTTTTCCGCAGGCATTTGAGCTAACAACTGATTACAATCAAATTATTGAGCTATTTTATTGTTGCACGAACGAGTTGGCAGAAGATAGACCAACAGCAAAAACTATATGGTCTATGCTGGAAAATGAGAAAAACTGTACTGATGACAAAGAGAATCAGGAATCAGAAGATATGAATAagtaa
- the LOC129237397 gene encoding NADH dehydrogenase [ubiquinone] 1 beta subcomplex subunit 7, with the protein MGNAYARAIKPDVTPGPDCVPSFDPMLGFESRKERVMIATAEEMESAKLPLEDRDYCAHKLLKYRACRADTFPFVYKCHHEKHDYLTCEYEDYVLRMKEFERERRLLERQKKIENQQSA; encoded by the coding sequence ATGGGTAATGCTTATGCACGTGCTATTAAGCCAGATGTGACGCCCGGCCCTGACTGTGTGCCCTCATTTGATCCAATGTTGGGTTTTGAGTCGCGCAAGGAACGTGTCATGATCGCCACGGCCGAAGAGATGGAATCTGCAAAACTACCACTGGAAGATCGAGACTACTGTGCACACAAGCTGTTAAAGTATCGTGCATGCCGCGCCGATACCTTCCCCTTTGTATATAAATGCCATCATGAGAAACACGATTATCTCACATGCGAATATGAGGACTATGTACTCCGCATGAAGGAGTTCGAACGCGAGCGAAGATTACTCGAACGTCAAAAGAAGATCGAAAATCAACAGAGCGCCTAG
- the LOC129237395 gene encoding RNA cytidine acetyltransferase — translation MVKKKIDNRIRVMIENGVKLGHRTMFIIIGDKARDQVPILYDILTKSTVKARPTVLWCYKNKDEAISNHGRKRAKKIAAGKIDVNDADMFDTFRVSTTIHGRYYSETHAVLGRTYGVCVLQDFEALTPNLLARTVETVEGGGLIILLLKTMQSLKQLYTMSMDVHKRFRTEAHQTVTCRFNERLILSLAECKRCLVVNDDLTVLPLSSKTINVDAVNPAEIDKSENNEMLQDLRESLRDTPPAGPLVAQCRTYDQARAVAQFIEALAEKQLKPPTTLTAARGRGKSAAMGLSIAAAIAFGYVNVYVTSPHPENLITLFEFVLKGFDALDYQEHSDYTIIRSTNPDYKKAIIRININRSNRQTIQYIAPTDTHLLNAADLLVIDEAAAIPLPLVKKMMGPYLIFMASTINGYEGTGRSLSLKLMTQLQKDNNAPPPIKLEESIRYSEGDDIEAWLINLLCLDTTTVPNISSGCPTPEACDLYYIDRDALFSYHKAAESFLHRLVSIYVASHYKNSPNDLQMMSDAPAHHLFCLLGPIQRKDQLPEILVVVQVALEGEISSQTISDSLGRGKKASGDLIPWNVAEQFGDREFPKLSGVRVVRIATHPNYQRMGYGKRAIKLLRDYYQGKFTDISENPQGGENANGIEEVDEDQLGILKEQIRPRRSIPTLLKRLNERVPEHIDYLGTSYGLTQELLKFWKSLGFVPVYISQKSNDITGEHSCIMLHTLDKSGASPEKKCAEWLSLYFNDFRRRIIKLLSKTFREFSATLALSIIDNKWATFEQKALDKHTLDVYFLPHDIERLEAYSRNQIEYRLILDLVTDISYIYFQGKMHELQIDTLQKAVLLGIGVQGKTVDAIAAELNMPGNQILAKFYDMIKKTAKYMLGVIEGHIESHMKSETQLNRGEEFVPVSLSLNDELEETAQQLSKKQKEELKKLKRESLKEFAIKGTDEDWSKALTNSDGKTKLISVKSGIKRLEDGVEDIAPKEQPKAKKVKMGKKMKASMKSLI, via the exons atggtaaaaaagaaGATTGACAACCGCATACGCGTCATGATTGAAAATGGCGTCAAGTTGGGACATCGAACAATGTTCATAATAATAGGGGACAAAGCGCGCGATCAAGTGCCGATACTCTACGATATTTTAACTAAATCTACAGTGAAGGCCCGCCCGACAGTATTATGGTGCTACAAAAATAAAGATGAGGCCATATCTAA TCATGGCCGTAAGCGTGCTAAGAAGATTGCGGCTGGTAAAATTGATGTTAACGATGCGGACATGTTCGACACATTTCGAGTATCCACAACTATACACGGCCGTTACTACTCGGAAACGCACGCTGTTTTGGGTCGCACTTATGGTGTATGCGTGCTGCAGGATTTTGAAGCGCTCACGCCCAACCTGTTGGCGCGTACTGTGGAAACAGTTGAAGGTGGAGGTTTGAtaatattattgttaaaaacCATGCAATCGCTTAAACAACTGTATACAATGAGCATGGATGTGCATAAACGTTTTCGTACCGAAGCTCACCAAACGGTTACTTGTCGTTTCAACGAACGTTTGATACTCTCGTTGGCTGAGTGCAAGCGCTGTCTAGTGGTCAACGATGACTTAACCGTGCTGCCGTTAAGTTCGAAAACAATCAATGTTGATGCTGTtaat CCCGCTGAAATTGACAAATCTGAGAACAATGAAATGTTGCAAGATTTAAGAGAAAGTTTACGTGATACACCTCCCGCCGGACCACTTGTGGCTCAATGCCGCACATACGATCAAGCTAGGGCTGTTGCCCAGTTCATTGAAGCTTTGGCGGAGAAGCAGTTAAA ACCACCCACAACGCTCACCGCAGCACGTGGTCGTGGTAAGTCTGCTGCCATGGGACTGTCAATCGCCGCAGCAATAGCCTTCGGTTATGTTAACGTCTATGTGACTTCTCCTCATCCGGAGAATTTGATTACGCTCTTTGAATTTGTTCTTAAAGGCTTTGATGCTCTGGATTATCAGGAACATTCTGATTATACTATTATACGTTCCACCAATCCAGATTACAAAAAGGCCATCATTCGCATCAATATCAACCGTTCGAATCGCCAGACCATACAATATATTGCACCCACCGATACACATCTATTAAATGCAGCCGATCTGTTGGTAATTGATGAGGCTGCAGCCATACCTTTGCCTTTGGTAAAGAAAATGATGGGACCGTATTTGATATTCATGGCGTCTACTATTAATGGCTACGAAGGAACGGGACGCTCGCTTAGTTTGAAATTGATGACACAATTGCAGAAGGATAATAATGCACCACCACCC ATAAAACTCGAAGAGTCGATTCGTTATAGCGAAGGCGACGATATCGAAGCCtggttaattaatttattatgtttGGATACCACTACTGTACCTAACATCAGTTCGGGTTGTCCAACTCCAGAGGCTTGCGATCTCTATTACATAGATCGTGATGCCTTGTTCTCATATCACAAAGCAGCCGAATCCTTCCTTCATCGATTGGTCTCCATTTACGTAGCTTCGCATTACAAAAACAGTCCGAATGACCTACAAATGATGAGCGATGCACCGGCGCATCATCTTTTCTGCCTTTTGGGACCTATTCAACGCAAGGATCAACTGCCAGAAATACTTGTTGTCGTCCAAGTGGCACTTGAGGGTGAAATTTCTTCACAAACAATAAGCGACTCCTTGGGTCGCGGCAAGAAAGCGAGTGGTGATTTAATACCGTGGAACGTTGCAGAGCAATTTGGTGATCGTGAATTTCCGAAGTTGTCCGGTGTGCGGGTGGTGAGAATTGCTACGCATCCGAACTATCAAAGg ATGGGATATGGTAAACGAGCAATTAAACTGCTGCGAGATTATTATCAGGGTAAATTTACAGACATAAGTGAAAATCCACAAGGTGGAGAAAATGCGAATG GTATCGAAGAAGTTGACGAAGACCAATTAGGTATTCTAAAAGAGCAAATACGTCCACGTCGCAGCATTCCCACTCTACTGAAACGTCTGAATGAGCGCGTCCCGGAACATATCGACTACTTGGGTACGTCATATGGACTAACGCAAGAGCTTCTTAAATTCTGGAAAAGTTTGGGGTTCGTGCCCGTATACATTAG tcAAAAGTCCAATGACATTACTGGGGAACATTCCTGCATTATGTTGCATACACTAGATAAATCGGGCGCGTCTCCAGAGAAAAAATGTGCAGAATGGTTGAGTTTATATTTCAACGACTTTAGACGTCGTATTATCAAACTGTTAAGTAAAACATTTAGAGAATTCTCAGCCACTTTAGCATTATCTATAATCGATAACAAATGGGCGACATTTGAGCAAAAGG CGCTCGACAAGCATACGCTCGATGTTTACTTTTTGCCCCATGACATTGAACGGTTGGAAGCATATTCGCGTAATCAAATTGAATATCGCTTGATACTAGATTTAGTGACCGACATAagctatatttattttcaaggaAAAATGCATGAACTTCAAATAGATACTTTGCAAAAG GCCGTCCTTCTCGGTATCGGCGTGCAAGGAAAAACAGTTGATGCAATTGCAGCAGAGCTGAATATGCCGGGCAACCAGATTTTGGCTAAATTTTATGATATGATAAAGAAAACTGCCAAGTATATGCTTGGTGTCATCGAAGGTCACATTGAAAGCCATATGAAGAGTGAAACGCAGTTGAATCGTGGTGAAGAGTTTGTTCCAGTTTCGTTGTCACTCAACGATGAATTGGAAGAAACTGCCCAGCAATTATCTAAGAAACAGAAGGAAGAGCTGAAAAAGCTAAAAAGGGAAAGCCTGAAAGAATTTGCCATTAAGGGTACCGATGAAGACTGGTCAAAGGCGTTGACGAATAGTGATGGTAAAACCAAGCTTATATCTGTTAAAAG TGGAATTAAACGGTTGGAGGATGGAGTAGAAGATATTGCACCCAAAGAGCAGCCGAAAGCGAAAAAAGTCAAAATGGGGAAAAAGATGAAAGCCTCTATGAAGTCTTTGATTTAG